Proteins from a genomic interval of Plasmodium reichenowi strain SY57 chromosome 11, whole genome shotgun sequence:
- a CDS encoding hypothetical protein (conserved Plasmodium protein, unknown function) codes for MKRIIYIYLSIIYILSFVNSYLIDESINLLPLENDLVHVKLKLTVNGKDYKEFVPINILKLLNYVNSLKINIKRGVYREYYNNKYLDSYPYGFTFVVDLKKEERDRYDFSKEKEYNEFSKNEMFLLKSLLNDIWGITGVSTNLLKTKDLIKVDNKIFAFLPDESICIESFSLIKKMYPCKNFGGLFNLINPSYLITTLSTNIGFELNDNDENFFVLYIEYITEHNHKENITIIDLINSKYNINECPLINRTALIVKKKEEDYVSTIFEKYDNIAMVYEKINIYDILQRGKPNIIEEYINVNVFKEESNSMITTDIRKKQSSLVYVFQNLNDKNSSNFLFVDKLPYYLSPLLHTLVIQGKDSNKNDDSKKYCDFIYFGSNAINKFDIKFSNFDMIHSLPKNGNYYYINFKYILPPKCDIIIRFEIIKIQIRSFEFDFDIDRGILLESGIFKQKKNYISNEKNDDYIYKYTSSLLIDIVLPDTSMPFNIIAISTCVIMLFFGFIFKLTAKEQTRYV; via the exons atgaaacgtattatttatatttatttaagtataatatatattctttcATTTGTAAATTCTTATTTAATTGATGAAAGTATCAATTTATTACCCTTAGAAAATGATCTAGTACACGTAAAACTAAAGCTAACTGTAAACGGAAAAGATTATAAAGAATTTGTACCTATAAATATCttgaaattattaaattatgtGAATTCActtaaaattaatattaaaagagGTGTTTACCgagaatattataataataaatatttggACTCATATCCTTATGGTTTTACTTTTGTAGTggatttaaaaaaagaagaaagaGATAGATATGATTTTTctaaagaaaaagaatataatgaattttCAAAGAATGAAATGtttcttttaaaaagttTATTGAATGACATTTGGGGTATTACAGGTGTATCAACTAACcttttaaaaacaaaagatTTAATTAAAgtagataataaaatttttgcTTTTTTACCAGATGAAAGTATTTGTATAGAAagtttttctttaattaaaaaaatgtatcCCTGTAAAAATTTTGGAGgtttatttaatttaattaatccttcatatttaataaCAACGTTATCAACTAATATTGGATTTGAACTAAATGACaatgatgaaaatttttttgttctttatattgaatatattacGGAACATAAtcataaagaaaatataactattattgatttaataaatagtaaatataatataaatgaatgtCCTTTGATTAATAGAACTGCACTtattgttaaaaaaaaagaagaagattATGTTTCCACAATctttgaaaaatatgataatatagCAATGgtatatgaaaaaataaatatatatgatattttaCAAAGAGGAAAACCAAATATAATAgaggaatatataaatgttaaTGTCTTTAAAGAAGAATCTAATAGCATGATAACGACAGATATAAGGAAAAAACAAAGTTCTTTAGTTTACGTATTTCAAAATTTAAATGACAAAAATAGTagtaattttttatttgttgaTAAGTTGCCATATTATTTATCTCCATTGTTACACACTTTAGTTATACAAGGAAAGGATtctaataaaaatgatgattccaaaaaatattgtgatttcatatattttggTTCTAATGCAATTAACAAATTTGATATTAAATTTAGTAATTTTGATATGATACACTCTTTACCAAAAAATGGGAACTATTActatattaattttaagTACATTTTGCCCCCTAAATgtgatataataatcag ATTTgaaataatcaaaatacAAATCAGATCCTTTGAATTTGACTTTGATATAGATAGGGGAATATTGTTGGAAAGTGGCAtatttaaacaaaaaaaaaattatatttcaaatgaaaaaaatgatgattatatttataaatatacttCCTCATTACTCATTGATATTGTTTTACCAGACACAA GTATGccttttaatattatagCAATTTCAACATGTGTTATCATGTTATTTTTTGGGTTCATCTTTAAACTTACTGCAAAAGAACAAACAAGATATgtataa
- a CDS encoding hypothetical protein (conserved Plasmodium protein, unknown function): MNFSLIIKRYSKILNWKHDTYYASLMNKYTYFDEFMRFCNDNKEYFTKRDIVASLTYIHHMKKVDLLSPTFNNYNDFIYKNIYMFRSNISTLVHRYAVLGHTKSLLFIYENVLKNNILNYDNKSISLIAWSYAKNNFYLSDLFIEINKILKACIKTMTLHELSLISWAYSKINRLPPLEMICVKNRVYELLNALDEELNHVIENSATKTHLDDIKMNINEKSTYFEMKNENEKEYLNKYTNTDFNDHTYLDETKELISSEKHNLGNIYEDNSENRIDNLGCKKNLSQDICMIMKSYSIMNKSDPFFFLFLFNFIIKNIQNNKMMITAQGITSIWVCLREYEIKNKKIIEYALELSRFLRLDHTVNSSMMHEIVVSIHKLKIKDRRILYHLFYHLKRKCINMHVQHLYDIITILQDMKIYDDDLWKQFGVAVQKKAIDLELIQIKKLHNIFSINGKGNDRILGVLDSFIQIKEDINVYGPI; this comes from the exons atgAATTTTTCcttaattataaaaagatacTCGAAGATATTAAATTGGAAACATGATACATATTATGCTAGTTTgatgaataaatatacgTATTTTGATGAATTCATGAGATTTtgtaatgataataaag aATATTTTACTAAAAGAGATATAGTGGCTTCATTAACTTATATACACCATATGAAAAAAGTAGATTTGTTATCTCCaacttttaataattataatgatttcatatacaaaaatatatatatgtttagATCAAACATAAGCACACTTGTACATag GTATGCTGTTTTGGGACATACAAAATCTCTATTATTTATCTATGAAAATGTActaaagaataatatattaaattatgataataaatcaaTTAGTTTAATAGCTTGGAGTTATgcaaaaaataatttctaTTTATCAGACCTTTTTATAGAAATCAATAAGATATTAAAAGCATGTATTAAAACAATGACTCTTCATGaattatcattaatatcATGGGCATATTCTAAGATAAACAGATTACCTCCTTTAGAAATGATATGTGTAAAAAATAGAgtatatgaattattaaaCGCATTAGATGAAGAATTAAATCATGTTATTGAAAATAGTGCAACAAAAACACATTTGGATGacataaaaatgaatattaatgaaaaaagtACTTATTTtgaaatgaaaaatgagaatgaaaaggaatatctaaataaatataccAATACAGATTTTAATGACCATACATATTTAGATGAAACTAAAGAATTGATATCATCAGAAAAACATAATTtaggaaatatatatgaagatAATAGTGAAAATAGAATAGACAACTTAGGTTGTAAAAAGAATTTAAGCCAAGATATTTGTATGATAATGAAATCATATTCtattatgaataaaagtgatccttttttttttttatttttattcaatttcataataaaaaatatacaaaataacaaaatgatgataacaGCTCAAGGAATAACAAGTATATGGGTATGCTTAAGagaatatgaaataaaaaataaaaaaataattgaATATGCATTAGAATTATCACGATTTTTAAGACTTGATCACACTGTAAATAGTTCAATGATGCATGAAATTGTTGTTAGCATacataaattaaaaattaaagataGAAGAAttctttatcatttattttatcacCTAAAAAGGAAGTGTATTAATATGCATGTACAACATTTGtatgatattataacaatattacaagatatgaaaatttatgatgatgattTATGGAAGCAATTTGGAGTAGCTGTTCAAAAAAAAGCTATTGACCTAGAAttaattcaaataaaaaaattacataaCATATTTTCCATTAATGGAAAAGGAAATGATAGAATATTGGGAGTTCTTGATAGTtttattcaaataaaagaagatattaatgtatatggcccgatataa
- a CDS encoding hypothetical protein (conserved Plasmodium protein, unknown function), giving the protein MENNKDNEKKGLETKNETIIEKENKEVEEKKEKEIEESEYNQSIYNENDHIIDNKNTQNVHLENNEDDNVENQCEVYIHEDSIEEYDNKDDITGEEKRDSLKKSPLQSEDINSNDSVYKREENIMSAQKKKDEENDDKNIKNNKRKMTEEMINMKSSKKLKNEESNKNDDEISYDYFYKNIDLEIYMNKIKNNFNLYLEECEYQLKDLKNCYIENDKLIKEIVNENNSTMIGNNENIDDEFEIDKIKNGTKKTTKTKENGEHVEDMEEIRKKSELKIEKKRTILNNIMNIRLIYRTVEIYLFSMRQFIYLLKEKNNFISHILDEQIIIKNNYEQVIENLLEFEADNYEDIKHIVENKILSINDMLLKNNEYDEKLKEYMSYLCTLQCLQEEISERIDAKTDLRLLMIKKKEISDKFTKQNQRKNTSFNKLSLFKNSIQCIIDKYNSFDKELTHYLSSFYYKIMNHQIDLSINNMSILNNKMQFNFFFHFKEQSNINDVFQFMKYDVITKDRNNDQNFSNRNDVHNEYISIKFYTKDNFDVSILPDVSYLNHFNIQIDISYLCKMDCLVAKANSIDYLRLYNNDCRLLSDIYSNEDHLLLFSNNANDFLNFKYGFPYFWINALVEKPYSLSEKNELPKKEEGSTKKAENKNMDRKSLSEIYNWHLNRTLDISVVFSKVFTRVLFRIWDIWQIRHYRNYPNVFPPFTCEKHMDALKKIQSVSLQQISTFNIITEESYLKEEKEINNECSKDNIYACCHIELSTPYLVKAYINVPCNGKEPYFSVFLTKKKYSRRLKKLQDYLNTAVVNKYSKVDDTQRQIILTLQLAKLREGAYKYYKSFSKNSSSIFDEEIN; this is encoded by the exons atggagaataataaagataatgaaaaaaaaggttTAGAAACAAAGAACGAAACAATTAttgaaaaggaaaataaggaagttgaagagaaaaaagaaaaagaaattgaAGAAAGCGAATATAATCAAAGTATATACAACGAAAATGATCATAttatagataataaaaacacTCAAAATGTTCATcttgaaaataatgaagatgatAATGTTGAAAATCAATGTGAGGTATATATTCACGAAGATAGTATAGAagaatatgataataaagatGATATAACAGGAGAAGAAAAAAGGgattctttaaaaaaatcaCCTTTACAATCAgaagatataaatagtAATGATAGTGTTTACAAAagagaagaaaatataatgtctgctcaaaaaaaaaaagacgaagaaaatgatgataaaaatattaaaaataataaaagaaaaatgacAGAAGAAATGATAAACATGAAAAGTtctaaaaaattaaaaaatgaagaaagtaataaaaatgatgatgaaataagttatgattatttttataagaaCATTGatttagaaatatatatgaataaaataaaaaacaattttaatttatatttagaAGAGTGTGAATATCAATTAaaagatttaaaaaattgttatatTGAAAACgataaattaattaaagaaattgtaaatgaaaataatagtaCCATGATAGgaaataatgaaaatatagatGATGAATTTGAAATAGATAAGATAAAAAACGGAACCAaaaaaacaacaaaaaCGAAAGAAAATGGGGAACATGTAGAAGATATGGAAGAAATACGAAAGAAAAGTGAATTGAAaatagaaaagaaaagaactatattaaataatattatgaacatAAGATTAATTTATAGAACAgttgaaatatatttatttagtATGAGacaatttatatatttattaaaagagaagaataattttatatcacatatattggatgaacaaattattattaaaaataattatgagCAAGTAATCGAAAATTTATTGGAATTTGAAGCAGACAATtatgaagatataaaacatattgtagaaaataaaatattatctataaatgatatgttattaaaaaataatgaatatgatgaaaaattaaaagaatatatgtCATATTTATGTACACTACAATGTTTGCAAGAAGAAATATCAGAACGTATTGATGCAAAAACAGATTTACGAttattaatgataaaaaaaaaagaaatttctgataaatttacaaaacaaaatcaaagaaaaaatacatcatttaataaattatctttatttaaaaatagtATCCAATGTATTattgataaatataattcatttgATAAAGAACTTACACATTATTTGTCATCCTTCTATTATAAAATCATGAATCATCAAATTGATTTGAGTATTAATAACATGTccattttaaataataaaatgcaatttaattttttttttcattttaaagaacaaagtaatataaatgatgtTTTTCAATTTATGAAATATGACGTTATTACAAAAGATAGAAACAATGATCAAAATTTTTCTAATCGTAATGATGTTcataatgaatatatatccataaaattttatacaaAAGATAATTTTGATGTTTCTATTTTACCTGATGTATCATATCTAaatcattttaatatacaaataGATATTTCTTATCTATGTAAAATGGATTGTTTAGTAGCCAAAGCTAATTCTATTGATTATTTGAGAttgtataataatgattGTCGATTACTTTCtgatatatatagtaatGAAGATCACcttcttttattttcaaataatgcaaatgattttttaaattttaaatatggTTTTCCTTATTTTTGGATAAATGCTCTTGTAGAAAAACCTTATAGTTTATCCGAAAAAAATGAACTCCCGAAAAAGGAAGAAGGATCAACTAAAAAAGcagaaaataaaaatatggatCGTAAATCCTTATCAGAAATTTATAATTGGCACTTAAATAGGACCTTGGATATATCTGTTGTTTTTTCAAAAGTATTTACTCGAG TCTTATTTAGAATATGGGATATTTGGCAAATCCGTCATTACAG GAATTATCCAAATGTGTTTCCCCCATTTACTTGTGAAAAACATATGGATGCTTTAAAGAAAATTCAGTCCGTTTCCTTGCAGCAAATATCAACTTTTAACATTATAACTGAAGAATCTTATTTAAAGgaggaaaaagaaattaataat GAATGTAgtaaagataatatatatgcatgTTGTCATATTGAATTGTCTACCCCCTATTTGGTTAAAGCATATATTAACGTTCCTTGCAATGGAAa gGAACCATATTTTAGTGTATTTTtaaccaaaaaaaaatattcgAGGAGATTAAAA AAATTACAAGATTATTTAAATACAGCTgttgtaaataaatattcaaaagTTGATGATACTCAAAGACAGATTATATTAACACTACAACTGGCAAAATTAAGg GAGGGAGCTTATAAATACTATAAATCATTCAGCAAAAATTCTTCGAGTATATTtgatgaagaaataaattaa
- a CDS encoding serine/threonine protein kinase, putative produces the protein MKKGFLLNKNIYDIEENVINVEKNNTNRKYCKDDFEIYMHIGTGNFSDVFMVKLKNDPSKKYALKIFKKEKVNKMNKVNDVLTEKNVMSKLNTPGHANVIKLIETFKDKENVYLLYEYADYDLWEFLKIRSVGVNEKITFHIILQMVHALVYIHNKNIIHRDLKCENFLINKDGTIKMIDFGTSKDLDNISIKTNNEEDTIDNEELSKFVLKKNNNNNSNEDLKNANEFKNNDSLNGEEINNNDLNNTNFQKTDKNIKDQNSNKCVLETLKNNENYEFNNQILEKENVQILSSFKSNDYAADANKHNSYKKKKTFENYVGSPNFIPPEALINKCSGKARDFWSLGCTIYQLVTCTVPFDGSTEWFIYNKIKRRELKYPSIIPSELIDLIEKLTTMNPEERLGFNGGCEEILKHLYFQKYNYNKLNFILPEVSELEKLYTTIINKYHIYINEKRKLRQNNNSTEENINNVEVLKKNLLNLINSDTSVCAEGEYESITLKKKIFKSINFMLEEFDKQEIKEMEEANKWLERYQGT, from the coding sequence atgaagaaagGATTTTTGTTgaataagaatatatatgatattgaagaaaatgtaataaatgttgaaaaaaataacacaaatagaaaatattgTAAGGATgattttgaaatatatatgcacATAGGAACTGGGAATTTCAGTGATGTGTTTATggtaaaattaaaaaatgatccttcaaaaaaatatgccttaaaaatattcaaaaaagaaaaagtgaataaaatgaataaagTAAATGATGTGTTAACAGAAAAAAACGTTATGTCAAAATTAAATACCCCAGGGCATGCAAAtgttattaaattaatagaAACATTTAAAGACAAAGaaaatgtttatttattatatgaatatgcTGATTATGATTTATGggaatttttaaaaattcgTAGTGTTGGTgttaatgaaaaaattacttttcatataatacTTCAAATGGTACATGCATtagtatatatacataacaaaaatattattcatagAGACTTAAAATGTGaaaattttcttataaataaagatgGGACCATAAAAATGATTGATTTTGGTACTTCGAAAGATTTAGATAATATAAGCATCAAAACAAATAATGAGGAAGATACAATAGATAATGAAGAATTAAGTAAAtttgtattaaaaaaaaataataacaataattcAAACGaagatttaaaaaatgcaaatgaatttaaaaataatgatagtTTAAATGGCgaagaaattaataataatgatttaaataatactaattttcaaaaaactgataaaaatataaaagatcAAAATTCAAACAAATGCGTTCTAGAAACACTTAAGAATAATGAAAACTATGAGTTTAACAATCAAATTTtggaaaaagaaaatgttCAAATTTTGAGTTCTTTCAAAAGTAATGATTATGCAGCAGATGcaaataaacataatagctataaaaaaaaaaaaacattcGAAAACTATGTTGGTTCTCCTAATTTCATTCCCCCTGAAgcattaataaataaatgcAGTGGTAAGGCACGAGATTTTTGGAGTCTTGGGTGTACTATTTACCAACTAGTGACATGTACCGTTCCATTTGATGGTTCAACAGAATGGTTCATctataacaaaataaaaagaaggGAATTAAAATATCCATCCATAATACCTTCTGAATTAATAGACTTAATAGAAAAGTTAACAACTATGAATCCAGAAGAAAGATTAGGGTTTAACGGAGGATGTGAGGAGATCTTgaaacatttatattttcaaaaatataattataataagcTTAATTTCATCTTACCAGAAGTTTCTGAGTTAGAAAAACTGTATACAACTATTATAAATAAgtatcatatatatatcaatgAAAAGAGGAAATTAAgacaaaataataattcaactgaagaaaatattaataatgtagaagtactgaaaaaaaatttgttaAACTTAATTAATTCAGATACATCAGTTTGTGCTGAGGGGGAATACGAATCCATAACtttaaagaagaaaatttttaaaagtatTAATTTTATGCTTGAAGAATTTGATAAACaggaaataaaagaaatggAAGAAGCAAATAAATGGTTAGAACGATATCAAGGTACATAg
- a CDS encoding hypothetical protein (conserved Plasmodium protein, unknown function) — translation MTPVTFECISVALISLFFIKILAYIYKQKCEKDNSKVKKGKENNKNSTMNVKVDIVCDITNSFGKYYTKEVLKKKNILGIIPVYKSYNKEYENVDKFNGFMAEFFKFLDLKNGKVILASDNNCINNYINPLSKIEDTENEKDEEDILLASCIIYEKILIIVCVINYDMDIEKQLDYFLKNQKNDLLIVINNLFLNSNLKDEKNYKNMELLEKKCSLLPKGDVNNLLSFFDFMNIKKGCISDLYSIIQINMKNFRYFYKLLGNTTSGTFFNGHVYDNFMSTNIYNSLMDIYDDLISETIKKDKKKINIKKFYTFYCVKCDYKKIVKLSLMKLENNFFLFYIYNIYSYIYYQLILYVSQKNSV, via the coding sequence atgaccCCAGTTACTTTTGAATGTATATCTGTGGCACtcatttcattatttttcataaaaatattggcatatatttacaaaCAAAAGTGTGAAAAAGATAATTCAAAAGTAAAGAAAGggaaagaaaataataagaattcTACAATGAATGTTAAAGTTGATATCGTTTGTGATATAACAAATAGTTTtggaaaatattataccaaagaagtattaaaaaagaaaaatatattaggTATTATACCAGTATATAAAAGTTATAATAAGGAATATGAAAACGTGGATAAATTCAATGGATTTATGGCCGaatttttcaaatttttagatttaaaaaatggGAAAGTAATATTAGCTagtgataataattgtataaataattatataaatccATTATCTAAAATAGAAGATAcagaaaatgaaaaggaTGAAGAAGATATATTACTAGCTTcttgtattatttatgaaaagatattaataatCGTTTGTGTAATTAATTATGATATGGATATTGAAAAACAATTggattattttttgaagaATCAAAAAAACGATTTACTTAttgttataaataatttatttttaaatagCAATTTGAAAGATgaaaagaattataaaaatatggaattattagaaaaaaaatgttcCTTATTACCAAAAGGAGATGTcaataatttattatccttttttgattttatgaatattaaaaaaggatGTATAAGTGATTTATATTCAAtcatacaaataaatatgaaaaactttcgttatttttataaactTTTAGGAAATACCACTTCTGGTACATTTTTCAATGGACATGTCtatgataattttatgtctaccaatatatataattcacTTATGGATATATATGACGATTTGATTTCAgaaacaataaaaaaagacaaaaaaaaaattaacatTAAAAAGTTTTATACCTTTTATTGTGTAAAGTGtgattataaaaaaattgtgAAATTAAGTCTTATGaaattagaaaataatttctttttattttatatatataatatctattcgtatatttattatcagttaatattatatgtatctCAGAAAAATTCTgtataa
- a CDS encoding cupin-like protein, putative gives MNPNNMYTGFCFHDEKTCEIDRIHENITAEKFYVDYILKRKPCILKSEYVIKNKLNIDLNFMKEKIENVNVHLEKRISNSFGTGEKKKMKFHKFLSLLEKGNKKYYLNTQYVKENAYHPKDFCNSITRQMINYLPKELEIMGNLEIYQYNIWLGNNKSTKLKTYLHHDYHDNIYVLLKGKKTFRIYSPNFAYRLKTNGKIFKVHKNGLITYWPFIRSDGSHILDVYKKQMNNVYNEINIMNEVLNKKDPLVDNQTIKDSINKAEEKLNLLEENILNYKLKKNDFHCQPNAKQDIPNHFCLIHTRKRKEDDNIFDKNTNIRKKYIEVNLNEGDILYLPCGWFHEVKSFSSEEQYHLAFNYWYYPPYIKINKSTNVENKFDNPYVDKYLSERNIKLYKKIGIYKQKNSNLTEILSYYKNMKIKKKKKNKKRKNGLDLKKKKKLKINNT, from the exons ATGAACccaaataatatgtatacaGG GTTTTGTTTCCATGATGAAAAAACATGTGAAATTGACAGAATTCATGAAAATATAACTGCAGAGAAATTTTATGTagattatattttaaaaagaaaaccATGCATACTAAAAAG tgAATATGTAATTAAGAATAAATTGAACATtgatttaaattttatgaaagaaaaaatagaGAATGTAAATGTACATTTAGAAAAGAGGATATCGAATTCTTTTGGAACtggggaaaaaaaaaaaatgaagtttcataaatttttatcattattagaaaaaggaaataagaaatattatttgaatacTCAATACGTAAAAGAAAATGCATATCATCCAAAAGATTTTTGTAATTCCATTACACGTCAAATGATTAATTATCTTCCTAAAGAATTAGAAATTATGGG taatttagaaatatatcaatataatatctggttaggaaataataaaagcacaaaattaaaaacatatttacATCACGATTAtcatgataatatatatgtccTGTTAAAAGGAAAGAAAACCTTCAGAATATATAGTCCTAACTTTGCTTACCGTTTAAAAACAAATggaaaaatttttaaagtTCACAAAAATGGTTTGATTACCTATTGGCCATTTATTAGAAGTGATG GATCACATATTTTAGACGTATACAAGAAACAGATGAATAATGTATACAATGAAATTAACATAATGAATGAAGttttaaacaaaaaag ACCCTTTAGTTGATAACCAAACAATAAAAGATTCTATAAATAAGGCAGAAGAAAA attaaatttattagaagaaaatattttaaattacaaattaaaaaaaaatgactTTCACTGTCAACCAAACGCTAAACAAGACATCCCGAATCATTTTTGTCTTATTCATACAAGGAAAAGGAAAGAAG aTGATAATATCTTTGATAAAAACACAAatataaggaaaaaatacattGAAGTTAATTTGAATGAAGGAGATATAT TGTACTTACCATGCGGATGGTTTCATGAAGTTAAATCCTTTTCAAGCGAAGAACAat ATCATTTAGCATTTAATTATTGGTATTATCCTCcttatataaagataaataaatcaaCAAATGTTGAGAATAAATTTGATAATCCTTATGTGGACAAATATTTAAGcgaaagaaatataaagttatataaaaag aTTGGAATTTATAAACAAAAGAATTCAAATTTAACGGAAATTTTATCATactataaaaatatgaaaatcaaaaaaaaaaaaaaaaataaaaaaaggaaaaatggattagatttaaaaaagaaaaaaaaattaaagataaataatacttaa